Proteins encoded in a region of the Cytobacillus pseudoceanisediminis genome:
- a CDS encoding aromatic-ring-hydroxylating dioxygenase subunit beta → MSLEKMLATYEFEQWLYREAELLDHIDFDGWFSLMHPSLIYQMPVRVNKEGTERPDYAEDMFSFNDDIDLLSLRVERLKTDYAWAEIPPSRTRRFVSNVKLADYVPNEKASVNSYLLIYRSRSTDIHHDLISGERRDEFTYEDGIWKLSKRVFIVDQTTLNTRNLAIFV, encoded by the coding sequence ATGAGTTTAGAGAAAATGCTCGCAACCTATGAATTTGAACAATGGCTCTACAGAGAAGCTGAGCTGCTTGATCATATTGATTTTGATGGCTGGTTCAGCCTTATGCATCCATCCCTGATTTATCAAATGCCTGTACGTGTCAATAAGGAAGGCACCGAAAGGCCGGATTATGCGGAAGATATGTTTTCTTTCAATGATGATATAGATTTGCTGAGCCTGAGAGTCGAACGGTTAAAAACGGACTATGCTTGGGCGGAAATTCCTCCTTCCCGCACCCGCCGCTTTGTAAGCAATGTAAAACTGGCAGACTATGTCCCGAATGAAAAAGCATCTGTAAATAGTTATCTTCTAATCTATCGCAGCCGGAGTACAGACATTCATCATGACCTGATCTCAGGAGAGCGCCGTGATGAATTTACATATGAAGATGGCATCTGGAAATTATCAAAGAGGGTTTTCATTGTCGATCAAACAACACTCAATACCAGAAATCTCGCTATTTTTGTTTAA
- a CDS encoding alpha/beta hydrolase, giving the protein MNERYPVLDGAESFYYEGNEIGILITHGFLGTPQSVRFLGESFAKLGYTVFAPRLKGHGTHYKDMEKTSHEDWFAEAEKGYQFLKDRCTSVYAAGQSMGGALTLWLANKYPEIAGIVLINAALRVPCYEYLKGKTNPRYLDEGAPDIKKEDVEEITYGKVPVPSIFELQKIMEGTPDLLPSIKTPVLGFKSVEDHVVPAECTDFILEKIGSVKKKAISLYNSYHVASMDNDKEKIVNITHQYIQQNQAGSLSFV; this is encoded by the coding sequence ATGAATGAACGTTATCCTGTTTTGGACGGTGCAGAATCATTCTACTATGAAGGCAATGAGATCGGGATTCTGATCACACATGGTTTTCTTGGAACTCCCCAGAGTGTACGGTTTTTGGGGGAGTCATTTGCCAAGCTTGGCTATACCGTCTTTGCTCCAAGGCTTAAAGGCCACGGCACACATTATAAAGATATGGAAAAAACCTCTCATGAGGATTGGTTTGCTGAAGCAGAAAAGGGGTATCAATTTCTAAAAGACAGATGCACATCTGTTTATGCTGCAGGTCAATCAATGGGTGGTGCATTGACCCTTTGGCTGGCAAATAAATATCCCGAAATTGCAGGTATTGTGTTAATAAATGCCGCTCTCCGGGTTCCATGTTATGAATATTTAAAGGGGAAAACAAATCCCAGATACCTTGATGAAGGTGCACCAGATATTAAAAAAGAGGATGTAGAGGAAATTACGTACGGGAAAGTTCCGGTTCCCTCCATCTTCGAATTGCAGAAAATCATGGAAGGAACACCAGACTTATTACCATCCATTAAAACACCTGTATTAGGCTTTAAGTCGGTAGAAGATCATGTGGTGCCTGCAGAGTGTACAGATTTTATTTTGGAGAAGATTGGCTCCGTGAAAAAGAAAGCTATATCGCTCTATAACTCCTATCATGTGGCATCCATGGACAATGATAAAGAAAAGATTGTTAACATAACTCATCAGTATATTCAGCAGAATCAAGCAGGCAGCTTGTCCTTTGTGTAA
- a CDS encoding SDR family NAD(P)-dependent oxidoreductase: MGKAVTETFIQEGAFVTVLDKSAAGLEQLKQEYGDRVLCMEGDVTEYGDHINAVRAAVEAAGKLDVFVANAGVFDGFAKFSEVTPEAMSDAYDLLFTINVKGYFNGAKASAEELKKTNGNMIFTVSGAGFYPDGGGVWYTASKHAQIGLMRQLAFELAPDIRVNAVAPGGTLTALNVIGPLKPFVTAVDPDTKAKSIKSRNPLRIAMTSEDHVGAYLLLASDQSRAITGEVISSDGGLAVRGLS; the protein is encoded by the coding sequence ATTGGCAAGGCTGTTACAGAGACTTTTATACAGGAAGGAGCCTTTGTAACTGTACTGGATAAATCAGCAGCTGGCCTCGAGCAATTGAAACAGGAATACGGGGATCGTGTTCTATGCATGGAAGGGGACGTCACTGAATACGGGGATCACATTAACGCCGTTCGAGCTGCTGTGGAAGCGGCGGGAAAACTCGATGTGTTCGTGGCCAATGCCGGCGTATTTGACGGATTTGCCAAATTTAGTGAAGTAACACCAGAGGCCATGTCAGATGCCTATGACCTGTTATTTACTATTAATGTTAAAGGCTATTTTAATGGTGCAAAAGCTTCTGCGGAAGAATTGAAAAAAACAAATGGAAATATGATTTTCACGGTTTCCGGAGCCGGCTTTTACCCAGACGGGGGCGGAGTCTGGTATACAGCAAGCAAGCACGCGCAAATCGGCTTAATGCGCCAGCTTGCCTTTGAATTAGCCCCGGACATCAGAGTAAACGCGGTGGCACCAGGCGGCACATTGACGGCACTCAATGTCATAGGCCCGCTTAAGCCGTTTGTGACAGCAGTCGATCCGGATACGAAAGCAAAAAGCATTAAATCCCGAAATCCCCTCCGCATAGCTATGACCAGCGAAGACCATGTTGGAGCGTATCTGCTGCTTGCTTCTGATCAATCCCGAGCCATTACAGGCGAAGTGATTTCCAGTGATGGAGGACTTGCTGTACGGGGATTATCTTAA
- a CDS encoding ABC1 kinase family protein, whose protein sequence is MKARSKLLRMYKLLSMALHIIFQIYWYKWTRKSEAEWEKLWSGIGKRFRTTLFELEGLLIKIGQFISIRSDLLPKAFIQELQDLTDKVPPSEWSKIQRILNEEWGSELSKKVVAIEKEAIASASIGEVYKGALQDGSIVAIKVQRPDIQSIVHTDFRTLSILVWFADRFVPIPKGFLNLKVLFQELKQVIERELDFTKEKDTLLYFKERFKDNELVKIPRVHQELCTSKVLVMEWVEGKRLNDSAAVEKLEISRHDLARRLMKIFLPQWLEPGMFHADPHPGNVLFTREGRIILLDFGMAGEISKKDAVSFQNLIESILAKNYSKAVECLSQLGFLLPEANAGTMEKLLSEWMAFDLSQVKDMDLVALKLELNDMIAALPIQVPTRFVFLGRSFMTIEGIVRHLAPEDDLLDLGKPVFTEWLSSQGNKWSFIWSIIQSQPLFKIFHSAVEFLETPRKLEKMKEAGQRRDFQFTIYENRKKQLFQLFMLGLTGSGFGIYLEEMLIMQLSAGIAAIALAGFGVNSWRLGKWLKYMPEKRR, encoded by the coding sequence ATGAAGGCGAGAAGTAAATTGCTCCGTATGTACAAATTGCTTTCTATGGCACTTCACATTATATTTCAAATTTACTGGTATAAATGGACCCGCAAATCAGAAGCAGAATGGGAAAAATTATGGTCTGGCATCGGGAAAAGATTCCGGACAACACTTTTTGAATTGGAAGGGCTGCTGATTAAGATTGGTCAGTTCATCAGCATTCGTTCTGATTTGCTTCCAAAAGCTTTCATCCAGGAGCTGCAAGACCTGACCGATAAGGTACCGCCATCGGAATGGAGTAAAATCCAGAGGATTTTAAACGAAGAGTGGGGGAGCGAGCTCTCTAAAAAGGTGGTGGCGATTGAAAAAGAAGCCATTGCATCAGCATCGATTGGGGAGGTATATAAAGGCGCTCTCCAGGACGGCTCAATTGTCGCCATTAAAGTACAGCGTCCTGATATTCAATCCATCGTACATACCGACTTCCGGACCCTAAGTATTCTTGTCTGGTTTGCTGATCGGTTTGTCCCTATTCCTAAGGGATTCCTTAATTTAAAGGTCCTATTTCAGGAGCTAAAGCAGGTTATTGAGCGGGAGCTTGACTTTACAAAGGAAAAGGATACCCTGCTTTATTTTAAGGAGCGATTTAAAGATAATGAGTTGGTTAAAATTCCCCGCGTGCATCAGGAGCTTTGCACTTCAAAAGTGCTTGTCATGGAATGGGTGGAGGGAAAAAGACTCAATGATTCAGCAGCGGTTGAAAAGCTTGAGATATCCCGTCACGATCTGGCACGCCGTTTGATGAAGATCTTCCTGCCGCAATGGCTGGAACCTGGGATGTTTCATGCCGATCCCCATCCAGGAAATGTGCTGTTTACAAGGGAGGGGAGGATCATTCTTCTTGATTTCGGCATGGCCGGGGAAATTTCAAAAAAAGATGCAGTCTCTTTTCAGAATTTAATTGAATCCATTCTCGCTAAAAACTACAGTAAAGCAGTCGAATGTCTGTCACAGCTGGGATTTTTGCTGCCGGAAGCTAATGCGGGAACAATGGAGAAGCTGCTGTCAGAATGGATGGCATTTGACCTTTCTCAGGTAAAAGATATGGATCTAGTGGCTCTTAAGCTTGAACTAAATGATATGATTGCTGCTCTTCCGATCCAGGTGCCAACCCGCTTTGTTTTTCTGGGCAGGTCATTTATGACAATAGAAGGGATTGTTCGCCATCTGGCACCAGAAGATGATCTTCTTGACCTTGGCAAACCAGTTTTTACAGAGTGGTTAAGCTCACAGGGGAATAAATGGTCATTCATTTGGAGCATTATTCAATCCCAGCCGCTCTTTAAAATTTTTCATTCAGCAGTGGAATTCCTGGAAACACCGCGTAAATTGGAAAAAATGAAAGAGGCCGGGCAAAGAAGGGATTTTCAGTTTACGATCTATGAAAATCGAAAAAAACAGCTTTTTCAGCTATTCATGCTAGGTTTAACTGGGTCTGGCTTTGGCATTTATTTAGAAGAAATGCTGATCATGCAATTATCCGCAGGCATCGCAGCCATTGCGCTTGCAGGGTTTGGAGTAAACAGCTGGAGGCTGGGAAAATGGCTGAAATATATGCCGGAAAAACGGAGATAA
- a CDS encoding VOC family protein, with translation MVKNLDLAAEAYCKLLGADKPPIIQSGPSEMTQVIFRGRPTEGKSRYMFINTPFIQIELIEPGDSPSTWQEHLEKYGEGVHHISFVVDNLNEKIRLLEEMGYPVIQTGNFFNGKGKYAYMDTTSTFKVIIELLERY, from the coding sequence GTGGTAAAAAATCTGGATTTGGCTGCAGAAGCTTACTGTAAGCTTCTCGGTGCCGATAAGCCACCCATTATACAATCAGGTCCAAGTGAAATGACGCAGGTCATTTTCAGAGGCCGGCCAACAGAAGGTAAATCAAGATATATGTTTATCAATACACCTTTCATTCAAATTGAATTAATCGAACCAGGTGATTCACCAAGTACTTGGCAGGAACATCTGGAGAAATACGGGGAAGGTGTCCATCATATTTCGTTCGTTGTCGATAACCTGAATGAAAAAATCAGATTGCTGGAAGAAATGGGATATCCTGTCATACAAACTGGCAACTTTTTTAATGGGAAAGGCAAATATGCTTATATGGACACAACCTCAACATTCAAAGTGATTATTGAATTACTTGAGAGATATTAA
- a CDS encoding aromatic ring-hydroxylating dioxygenase subunit alpha: MIKTTTKNLEEMTQKETIGYLNETVQPEAGSIPAFILADPKIYDIEHKKVFMKTWLFIGHESEIPNKNDYMLRDLAGYSIIITRDSENEIRGFYNMCTHRGMKLCRADKGNKSSFVCPYHGFNFKNNGDLIGVPLQKDIYGADLDKSKLGLHKIRIESYKGLVFGTWNEEAESLSDFLGDFKWYLDILAGRAEMEVVGPPQRFIIHSNWKVGADNFVGDSYHTMVTHGSIAKLGMVPSATYSKKGYQIHTMNGHGLNLGTPNPDFAFPEELKSEYKSNLTDEQYDVLANLKNMIGNIFPNLSFLISHTKVKGQLISNTTVRMWRPIGPDKMEVIAWFLVEKNAAEDWKKRSRDSFILTFSPSGIFEQDDTEVFTDITAAASGPMPVMKELVYNYTMGMHREPVSDFTGPGVVYDDKFSEANQRNFYRYWLDLINA, encoded by the coding sequence ATGATTAAAACGACAACTAAGAATTTAGAAGAAATGACCCAAAAAGAAACGATCGGCTACTTGAACGAAACAGTCCAGCCTGAGGCTGGATCCATTCCTGCCTTTATCCTCGCAGATCCTAAGATTTACGATATTGAGCATAAAAAGGTGTTTATGAAAACCTGGCTTTTTATTGGCCATGAATCAGAAATCCCGAATAAAAATGATTATATGTTAAGAGATTTAGCAGGCTACTCCATTATTATTACAAGAGATTCAGAGAATGAAATCCGCGGTTTTTACAATATGTGCACACACCGGGGGATGAAATTATGCCGTGCTGACAAAGGAAATAAATCTTCATTTGTATGTCCTTATCATGGATTTAATTTTAAAAACAATGGTGATCTTATTGGAGTACCTCTGCAGAAGGATATTTATGGTGCTGACCTGGATAAGTCCAAACTGGGACTTCACAAAATAAGGATTGAATCATATAAAGGCCTTGTTTTTGGAACCTGGAATGAAGAAGCTGAGTCTCTATCAGATTTCCTCGGCGATTTCAAATGGTATTTGGATATTTTAGCCGGACGTGCTGAAATGGAAGTCGTCGGCCCTCCGCAAAGGTTTATCATCCATTCAAACTGGAAGGTAGGAGCAGATAACTTTGTCGGCGATTCCTACCACACAATGGTCACTCATGGATCCATTGCAAAATTGGGCATGGTGCCCAGTGCGACATATTCCAAAAAGGGATACCAAATCCACACTATGAACGGACATGGTTTAAATCTGGGTACTCCTAATCCTGACTTCGCATTCCCTGAAGAGCTAAAATCTGAATATAAATCCAATTTAACAGATGAACAATATGATGTGCTGGCCAATTTGAAAAATATGATCGGAAACATCTTTCCAAACCTGAGCTTCCTCATTTCACATACAAAGGTAAAAGGACAGCTGATTTCGAATACAACCGTTCGGATGTGGAGGCCAATTGGGCCAGATAAAATGGAGGTGATTGCCTGGTTCCTGGTAGAGAAAAATGCTGCAGAGGACTGGAAGAAACGTTCAAGGGATTCTTTCATTTTAACGTTCAGCCCTTCAGGCATTTTTGAGCAGGATGATACAGAAGTTTTTACTGACATCACCGCTGCCGCATCAGGGCCAATGCCTGTTATGAAAGAACTTGTTTACAATTATACGATGGGCATGCACCGGGAACCGGTCAGCGATTTCACCGGTCCGGGTGTTGTCTACGATGATAAGTTTTCTGAAGCAAATCAAAGGAATTTCTATCGCTACTGGCTTGATCTCATAAACGCTTAA
- a CDS encoding aldehyde dehydrogenase family protein: MISTYPFVSGKYLIAGEWIQTENTAHVLNPADHQEVVGEVALCTEEQVELAISAAAKAFETWSKSEIEDRANRMKLAADEIKASVEENVTLLIRENGKVLVEAKKDLLRCVDIMKEAAEELLEWWKPESIPGSQKVQIRKRPRGVTAVISPWNSPMILTFKRVIPAVLAGNTVVVKPATSCPLTIMSFLKTVASYFPDGVINVVTGSGGLIGNKLCSDPRLRTIAFVGSTETGKEIMRAASGTVKNVYMELGGNDAAIILEDANLDESAIKRLRFGVLRAAGQVCSAIKRIYVHESRYGELVEKLRKEFQHIKVGNGIQPDAEMGPLNNKAQYEYVNGLIERARKSGATVITGGIQLDPESWDKGYYILPAIITGVDQKSEIVRAEQFGPVIPILPFKEDEEVISLANDSEFGLRASVWTEDESKALEFADRLEAGAVFHNNHTVFQDLHLDFPGLKESGLSRETRHCGLEFFADSYGFAN, from the coding sequence ATGATTTCGACGTATCCATTTGTTTCAGGAAAATATTTAATAGCTGGAGAGTGGATTCAGACAGAAAATACAGCCCATGTTCTTAATCCGGCTGATCATCAGGAAGTTGTGGGCGAAGTTGCCTTGTGTACAGAAGAACAGGTTGAATTGGCCATTTCTGCTGCAGCAAAGGCTTTTGAAACCTGGTCGAAAAGTGAGATTGAGGACCGGGCAAACCGGATGAAGCTCGCTGCCGACGAGATTAAAGCAAGTGTCGAAGAGAACGTCACTTTGCTGATCCGAGAAAATGGAAAAGTGCTGGTGGAAGCGAAAAAAGACCTTCTGCGATGTGTTGATATTATGAAGGAAGCTGCCGAAGAGCTTTTGGAATGGTGGAAGCCTGAATCCATTCCCGGTTCCCAGAAGGTCCAAATCCGAAAGCGTCCCCGTGGGGTAACGGCAGTGATCTCTCCATGGAACTCACCAATGATCCTTACGTTTAAGCGGGTGATCCCAGCTGTTCTTGCCGGAAACACAGTCGTTGTAAAGCCGGCGACAAGCTGTCCGCTAACAATCATGTCATTCCTCAAGACAGTGGCTTCTTATTTCCCTGATGGAGTCATTAATGTTGTAACTGGTTCAGGAGGGCTGATCGGCAATAAGCTTTGCTCAGATCCGCGACTCCGAACCATTGCATTTGTCGGCAGTACCGAGACTGGGAAAGAAATCATGCGTGCTGCTTCAGGCACGGTGAAAAATGTCTACATGGAGCTTGGCGGAAATGATGCGGCTATTATTCTCGAAGATGCCAATCTGGATGAAAGCGCTATTAAGCGACTGCGTTTCGGAGTTCTTAGGGCAGCAGGCCAGGTGTGCTCAGCCATCAAAAGGATCTATGTCCATGAATCCCGATACGGGGAGCTGGTAGAAAAGCTTAGAAAAGAATTTCAACATATTAAGGTTGGAAACGGCATTCAGCCTGATGCCGAGATGGGGCCTTTGAACAATAAGGCCCAGTACGAATATGTGAATGGGCTGATCGAACGTGCCAGAAAATCCGGAGCTACCGTCATCACAGGAGGGATTCAGCTTGATCCAGAGTCCTGGGATAAAGGCTATTACATACTGCCTGCAATCATCACCGGTGTGGATCAGAAAAGTGAAATTGTTCGTGCTGAACAGTTTGGACCTGTCATTCCGATCCTTCCATTTAAAGAGGATGAGGAAGTCATCAGCCTGGCAAATGACAGTGAATTTGGTTTAAGGGCTTCTGTTTGGACAGAAGATGAATCCAAAGCACTTGAATTTGCAGACCGGTTAGAGGCCGGCGCCGTTTTCCATAATAATCATACCGTTTTTCAGGATCTCCATCTGGACTTCCCGGGCCTAAAGGAAAGCGGACTTTCACGAGAAACGCGGCATTGCGGTCTGGAGTTTTTTGCAGATTCCTATGGTTTTGCCAATTAG
- a CDS encoding VOC family protein — translation MAESKTTKAPLAGNQEINQLAFVVQDIDEACEAFSSLLGVPKPEWFLTGDQEVSKVIYRGNPTASRSKLAFLNTPTVQFELIEPNEEPGTMREFLDRAGEGIHHIAFDVESISERMPLFEESGYSQLQSGEFTSSEGRYVYADTLRDCKILVELLESSEARNTAAPLIHYAPCLEQIKSSSWQSW, via the coding sequence ATGGCAGAAAGCAAAACTACTAAAGCGCCATTAGCTGGAAATCAGGAAATAAACCAGCTGGCTTTTGTTGTTCAGGATATTGATGAGGCTTGTGAGGCTTTTTCAAGTTTACTGGGAGTTCCGAAGCCCGAGTGGTTTTTAACAGGTGATCAGGAAGTATCAAAGGTAATTTACCGTGGAAACCCTACTGCATCAAGAAGTAAATTAGCATTTCTAAATACACCAACTGTTCAATTTGAACTTATTGAACCAAATGAAGAACCAGGCACGATGCGGGAGTTTTTGGATCGGGCTGGAGAGGGCATACACCATATTGCCTTTGATGTGGAATCCATCAGTGAACGAATGCCGCTTTTTGAAGAGAGCGGGTACTCACAACTGCAAAGTGGAGAATTTACATCCAGTGAAGGCAGATATGTTTATGCTGATACCTTGAGAGACTGCAAGATATTGGTTGAACTCCTGGAAAGCTCTGAGGCAAGAAATACTGCAGCTCCCCTGATTCACTATGCCCCTTGCTTGGAACAAATAAAGTCGAGCAGCTGGCAATCGTGGTAA
- a CDS encoding thiamine pyrophosphate-binding protein has translation MSQQEQLVIAPVKASVQMEFTAADAVVKELVRAGVEVAFGIVSIHNMPIYDAILRDGRIHLVCSRGESGAANMADGYARATGKLGVVITSTGTGAGNAAGSLIESWAAGVPLLHLTGEVASPYLGTGRGYIHECKDQLSIMEGSCKKAMRLRRPEQAAAVIRQAIKEAAAVPSGPVSVEIPIDFQSAIIPDYSLEEVNVSVQENSSISYLPKEAITKVSQARRPVIWAGGGVISSGASKELQELAERIGAAVITSQSGKGSIPEDHPQCIGHFASFELTKDLVKKSDLLISIGVRFRGNETSNWKIEIPENHISIDADLQAMNRNYAAAIGLAGDAKLILRKVNEELAKESLSPSKDYLEEVLSVRKELRLQLRATLGPYEKIADAMRKLLPRDTVLVRDVTVQANVWGSRLFEIYQPRTSIHASGGGIGQGLPTAIGAQMGCKDRQVVLLAGDGGFMVNVGEMATAIQESLPIIVILFDDAGYGVLRNIQDAAYGRQVAVDLVSPDFVLLAQSMGFASAKIGSPEEFSSELEKAMERRKPSMIVVDMEAVGPMAKPFGGPPGAAEAFKPKKL, from the coding sequence ATGAGCCAACAGGAACAATTGGTAATTGCACCGGTAAAAGCAAGTGTGCAAATGGAATTTACTGCAGCAGATGCAGTTGTGAAGGAACTCGTCCGTGCTGGTGTTGAGGTGGCATTTGGGATTGTAAGCATTCATAATATGCCGATTTATGATGCCATCCTCCGTGATGGAAGAATTCATCTGGTATGCTCCCGCGGGGAGAGCGGTGCGGCAAATATGGCAGATGGTTATGCCCGTGCGACAGGAAAATTGGGAGTGGTCATCACGAGTACGGGAACTGGTGCAGGAAACGCTGCTGGTTCACTGATTGAGTCATGGGCAGCGGGGGTTCCGCTCCTGCATTTAACAGGTGAGGTTGCATCCCCCTATTTGGGAACTGGAAGAGGCTATATTCACGAGTGTAAAGACCAGCTGTCTATTATGGAGGGTTCATGCAAAAAAGCTATGCGGCTAAGAAGGCCTGAACAGGCAGCTGCGGTTATCAGGCAAGCCATTAAGGAAGCTGCTGCTGTACCTTCAGGACCTGTTTCAGTAGAAATTCCAATCGATTTCCAATCTGCAATTATACCGGATTATTCATTGGAAGAAGTGAATGTTTCAGTACAGGAAAACAGCTCAATATCGTATCTTCCAAAAGAGGCGATAACCAAAGTCAGCCAGGCCCGCCGCCCGGTCATTTGGGCAGGTGGGGGCGTCATTAGCTCCGGGGCTTCCAAAGAATTGCAGGAGCTTGCGGAAAGGATCGGGGCAGCCGTTATTACGAGCCAATCAGGAAAGGGCAGCATTCCGGAGGATCATCCTCAATGTATTGGCCACTTTGCATCATTTGAATTAACAAAAGATTTAGTGAAAAAATCGGATCTCCTGATCAGCATTGGAGTCAGATTTAGAGGGAATGAAACCTCCAACTGGAAAATAGAAATTCCAGAAAATCATATCAGCATTGATGCTGATCTCCAGGCAATGAACAGAAATTATGCCGCGGCCATTGGGCTGGCAGGTGATGCTAAGCTTATATTGAGAAAAGTAAATGAAGAATTGGCTAAGGAATCATTATCACCTTCCAAAGATTATTTGGAAGAAGTGCTATCAGTAAGGAAAGAACTGCGTCTTCAGTTGAGAGCAACACTTGGACCATATGAAAAAATTGCTGATGCTATGCGTAAATTGCTCCCGCGGGATACTGTATTGGTGCGTGACGTTACGGTACAGGCAAATGTCTGGGGCAGCCGATTATTTGAAATATATCAGCCGCGTACATCCATACATGCTTCAGGCGGAGGAATTGGGCAAGGCTTGCCGACTGCAATCGGAGCACAAATGGGATGTAAGGATAGACAAGTTGTTTTATTAGCTGGAGATGGCGGCTTCATGGTCAATGTCGGTGAAATGGCAACTGCAATACAGGAAAGCCTTCCGATAATCGTCATCCTGTTTGATGATGCAGGATATGGTGTTCTCCGAAATATTCAGGATGCCGCTTATGGACGGCAGGTTGCGGTCGATTTAGTTAGCCCCGATTTCGTTTTGCTGGCTCAGTCCATGGGATTTGCATCTGCAAAAATCGGTTCTCCGGAAGAATTCTCATCCGAGCTGGAGAAGGCAATGGAAAGAAGAAAACCATCCATGATCGTAGTGGATATGGAAGCAGTCGGGCCAATGGCGAAACCATTTGGTGGGCCTCCTGGCGCGGCGGAAGCGTTCAAACCGAAAAAGTTGTAA
- the nadX gene encoding aspartate dehydrogenase produces MKLALIGGGNIGRFLLQSINIDCLIPNAKIIGLHTRCQEQAKELSREFEAEIFEDVESLLKSDADLVIEAATVEAVEEYAASILLSGKDLVVSSVGALADREFYKCLEEICILNNTKIHLPSGAIGGLDILKAAKSIGELDSVSIITRKPPQALPGAPLNGEKVLFEGSAAEAIRLFPKNINVSIILSLAGLGAENTGVKIISDPAARKNSHTIEAAGSFGKLSLQVENDPMPNNPKTSYLAALSILASLKNRDEMIRVG; encoded by the coding sequence ATGAAATTAGCCTTAATAGGAGGCGGGAATATAGGCAGGTTCCTGCTTCAAAGCATTAATATAGACTGCTTAATACCGAATGCGAAAATTATTGGCCTTCATACTCGCTGCCAGGAACAGGCAAAGGAACTATCACGTGAATTTGAAGCGGAAATCTTTGAAGACGTGGAATCCCTTTTAAAATCCGATGCCGACCTGGTTATTGAAGCAGCAACTGTTGAAGCTGTAGAAGAGTATGCTGCTTCCATTTTGCTTTCAGGCAAAGATCTGGTTGTCAGCAGTGTTGGGGCATTGGCAGACCGGGAATTTTATAAGTGCCTTGAAGAAATCTGCATCTTAAATAATACGAAAATCCACTTGCCATCAGGGGCAATCGGCGGACTGGATATTTTAAAAGCTGCCAAATCGATTGGTGAGCTGGATTCTGTCTCCATTATCACCAGGAAGCCTCCTCAGGCACTTCCTGGTGCCCCGCTTAATGGGGAAAAGGTGCTTTTTGAGGGATCTGCCGCCGAAGCCATTAGATTATTCCCAAAGAATATCAATGTTTCCATTATCTTGTCTCTCGCGGGATTAGGTGCCGAGAATACCGGAGTTAAAATCATATCCGATCCAGCAGCAAGGAAAAATAGCCATACGATTGAGGCAGCAGGTTCTTTCGGAAAGCTATCGCTTCAAGTCGAAAATGACCCGATGCCTAATAATCCAAAGACAAGCTACCTGGCAGCTCTAAGCATCCTGGCTTCATTGAAGAATAGGGATGAGATGATCCGGGTTGGATAG